One window of Salmo salar chromosome ssa11, Ssal_v3.1, whole genome shotgun sequence genomic DNA carries:
- the LOC106563767 gene encoding sterile alpha motif domain-containing protein 9 yields the protein MAGKVILTLPKAGGGGIPLESEFRDSLSFLDVLSANEFEGEQIEPAVALETESDFYKGTPPKWINFYLGDEKADSDSSATPTEKGKAVGIIKREGYEELREQIMVLQQSHWSTTTVNLQHETGSGGTTLAMQVLWDLRKQLRCTVLVNPSSDKTFNAKQAQKDLSLDTKAIAKQVIRLFKTGGPEKQNTVLLFLDNEHLNNSLQDSLTREIKEQNIHAKFPVVIIIHCMRKVSLGENADGKTIEEGRRHQKQEGTKIKEKTKTKKETISKTKLTLRTQLSDSEKVIFENKEKELRMYHRQKLIMFYSFNIMKSDFSKEYVRETLCSEKGMKIISFTKTNKTSGKTKLFAFLVLLNTYVPGSYLLQSQCEAFLRHTDSLEEGGMQPFSDLMVAFSRKKGEDKHVHMAHSLIAHQCAELLAKAGVTRSETILDFLRFVTKAQIQLSLFQYFKDMLTKRETTPKGQEKFSRLIQDIEDKEGVHTCLTVLKNASDTFMLDPFYPQALARFYYIKVRDYDKAEKEAKEAKRREPRNSFIADTLGQVHKNHLKTKPVSSCARYILSYAEKAIKAFKQEEELAEKEKGTGIEDYSIFNNRGHFGFLQVANTVFYSLTKITQTWKNLLTQKTSAEHLPQLFKDRKIEKYKPLLASLRDDVERKWEFFERYITYSEPSTLNDQPPYFQQDINDCYTKYTSTPRPFHAQKPGGMQFQKLQEKKASTFPGLLSCVNQNTSKSELQHITELWRTIYDQKETRGNVNIACNYILANIIQTNGPVTFPEPTILPQLRAILQKFMKEDNRELWTPEFCLLVLLLFWPEEAREEDGTNDIDFNMYVELMKHAYNNKYKKYLRSRELVSLFFLGKGDGLRRLVFKFKINNQCEQSETEENPGQSFQSQLLRVNGVVREHKAFVHIADKEIEICPKKQASVWKDGNISFYLGFNISGPVAFDIKYTMPTVGSGANVQKQMDDAIGSEETMIEESKTLNQGIPMGCKTCRHIQDSTNWLQVRPSVSMEGGKKMYRHQSPKGCYECTVSGLRWVCESNVILKYHYRNWEPYSQFLKRMQYTQGGPLLDITMEFGELEEVHLPHFICLGTNPSLGNDMKILHVDKHGTWRVFRGSA from the exons ATGGCTGGCAAAGTAATACTAACCCTTCCCAAGGCAGGAGGGGGTGGAATTCCCCTGGAGAGTGAATTCAGGGACTCACTCTCATTTCTAGATGTTTTGAGCGCAAATGAGTTTGAAGGAGAGCAAATCGAACCAGCAGTTGCATTGGAGACGGAGTCAGATTTTTACAAGGGAACCCCACCCAAATGGATTAACTTTTACCTGGGAGATGAGAAGGCAGACTCTGATAGCAGTGCCACACCTACAGAAAAAGGAAAGGCTGTTGGTATTATCAAGAGGGAAGGCTATGAGGAACTTAGGGAGCAGATTATGGTACTTCAACAGAGCCACTGGAGCACAACCACCGTTAATCTCCAGCATGAGACAGGCAGTGGGGGGACCACCCTGGCCATGCAGGTACTCTGGGACTTGAGGAAACAGCTCAGATGTACTGTTCTGGTCAACCCTTCTTCTGACAAGACGTTTAATGCCAAACAAGCACAGAAAGACCTCAGTTTAGATACAAAGGCAATTGCCAAACAGGTGATAAGACTTTTCAAAACAGGTGGTCCAGAAAAACAGAACACTGTGCTCCTCTTTCTGGACAACGAACACCTGAATAATTCTCTACAGGACAGCCTCACCAGAGAAATTAAAGAGCAAAATATACATGCCAAATTCCCTGTGGTCATTATCATACATTGCATGCGCAAGGTCAGCCTTGGTGAAAATGCTGATGGGAAGACTATAGAGGAAGGAAGAAGACACCAAAAACAAGAAGGAACAAAAATCAAAGAAAAAACCAAAACCAAAAAAGAGACAATTTCCAAGACCAAATTGACCCTCAGAACTCAACTGTCAGACTCAGAGAAAGTCATCTTTGAAAACAAAGAAAAAGAGCTGCGAATGTACCACAGACAGAAACTAATCATGTTTTACAGCTTTAACATAATGAAATCTGATTTCAGTAAAGAATATGTGAGAGAAACGCTTTGTTCAGAAAAAGGAATGAAAATCATTTCATTTACGAAGACAAACAAAACATCTGGCAAAACCAAACTTTTTGCATTTCTTGTGCTGCTAAATACCTATGTTCCTGGCTCCTATCTGTTGCAGTCACAGTGTGAAGCATTTCTCAGGCATACAGACTCTTTGGAAGAGGGGGGAATGCAGCCTTTCAGCGATCTCATGGTGGCATTCTCTAGGAAGAAGGGAGAAGACAAGCATGTTCACATGGCACACTCACTTATAGCTCATCAATGTGCTGAGTTACTGGCCAAGGCTGGTGTGACCAGGAGTGAGACGATACTGGACTTTCTGAGGTTTGTAACCAAAGCTCAAATCCAGCTATCCTTGTTCCAGTACTTCAAAGACATGCTAACTAAGAGGGAAACAACCCCAAAGGGACAGGAGAAGTTTTCCAGATTGATCCAAGATATTGAGGACAAAGAAGGCGTTCACACTTGTTTAACTGTCTTGAAAAATGCATCAGATACATTCATGCTTGATCCGTTTTACCCCCAAGCTCTTGCTCGCTTTTACTACATCAAAGTGAGGGACTATGACAAAGCTGAGAAGGAGGCTAAAGAAGCTAAAAGGAGAGAGCCCAGAAATTCATTCATTGCTGATACACTGGGACAAGTCCATAAGAATCATTTGAAGACCAAACCGGTGTCATCATGTGCAAGATACATTTTGTCCTATGCTGAAAAGGCCATCAAGGCCTTCAAACAGGAGGAAGAGTTGGCTGAAAAAGAAAAAGGAACTGGCATAGAAGATTACAGCATCTTTAACAATAGGGGGCACTTTGGCTTTTTGCAGGTTGCGAACACTGTTTTTTATTCCCTTACCAAGATCACCCAAACATGGAAAAATCTTCTCACCCAGAAAACATCAGCAGAACATCTTCCTCAACTATTTAAAGATAGAAAAATCGAGAAGTACAAGCCTCTCCTCGCCAGTCTCAGAGATGATGTTGAAAGGAAATGGGAGTTTTTTGAGAGGTACATCACTTACTCTGAGCCCAGTACCTTAAATGACCAGCCACCATACTTCCAGCAAGATATCAATGATTGCTATACGAAGTACACGAGTACCCCCAGACCGTTCCATGCACAGAAACCAGGGGGTATGCAGTTTCAGAAACTTCAAGAGAAAAAGGCCTCTACCTTTCCTGGACTGCTCTCCTGTGTCAATCAAAACACCAGTAAGTCTGAGTTGCAACACATCACAGAATTGTGGAGAACAATCTATGATCAAAAAGAAACACGTGGCAATGTGAACATTGCCTGTAATTACATCCTGGCCAACATCATCCAGACCAATGGGCCAGTGACATTTCCAGAACCCACAATTCTACCACAACTAAGAGCCATTCTTCAGAAGTTCATGAAGGAAGACAATAGAGAACTCTGGACCCCAGAGTTTTGCCTCCTTGTCCTGCTACTATTTTGGCCCGAGGAagcaagagaggaggatggcaccAACGACATTGACTTCAACATGTATGTTGAGCTTATGAAACATGCATATAACAACAAATACAAGAAGTATCTTCGATCCAGAGAACTTGTGTCCCTGTTCTTCCTGGGAAAGGGTGACGGTTTGAGAAGACTTGTTTTCAAATTTAAAATAAACAACCAATGTGAACAGTCTGAGACGGAGGAGAATCCAGGGCAGAGTTTTCAAAGCCAACTTCTTCGTGTCAATGGAGTGGTCAGAGAGCATAAGGCATTTGTCCATATTGCAGACAAAGAGATTGAGATTTGTCCCAAAAAACAGGCCAGTGTGTGGAAGGATGGCAACATCTCATTTTACCTTGGCTTCAATATCAGTGGCCCTGTGGCTTTTGACATAAAGTACACAATGCCCACAGTGGGATCTGGAGCAAATGTTCAGAAACAAATGGATGATGCCATTGGATCAGAGGAAACCATGATAGAAGAATCAAAAACATTAAATCAAG GGATTCCAATGGGCTGTAAGACTTGTAGACACATTCAG GACTCCACAAACTGGCTTCAGGTTCGACCATCAGTCTCCATGGAAGGAGGAAAGAAAATGTACAG GCACCAGTCTCCCAAAGGGTGCTATGAGTGCACCGTGTCTGGACTTCGCTGGGTGTGTGAGAGCAATGTCATTCTGAAGTACCACTACAGGAACTGGGAACCCTACAGTCAATTTCTGAAACGCATGCAGTACACACAAGGTGGTCCATTGCTGGACATCACTATGGAGTTTGGTGAACTGGAGGAAGTTCATCTGCCACACTTCATCTGTTTAG GGACCAACCCTTCCCTGGGGAATGACATGAAGATTCTTCATGTAGACAAACATGGAACATGGAGAGTCTTTAGAGGAAGTGCATGA